The following are encoded in a window of Telmatobacter sp. DSM 110680 genomic DNA:
- a CDS encoding ABC transporter permease: protein MNQALNNTMQDLRYALRQLRKSPGFTITATLTLALGIGANTAIFTLVQGILLRRLPVSDPKQLYRIGDNGDCCVEGGFPGDASDTGDFTIFSTDLYQHLRNTTPEFEQLAAMQAGGGMYSVRHGSAAAKPLRGEFVSGNYFSTLGLRAYTGRALSDQDDQPSAAPATVLSYKAWQGEYAGDPTIVGSTIFIQAKPFTVIGIAPPGFFGDRVTDGPPDFWMPLQTEPYIRGDSAILHHQESHWLYLLGRVRPGTSIGALQSKITVTLRQWLYTRPVLTANGGATLIPKMHVVLSPGGGGIQNLQQEAGKGLKFLMILSSVVLLIACANIANLMLARSTTRRADIALRMALGSGRRRVMRQILTESILLSCIGGLVGLAVAYLGSHTILALAFPEARNMPVDASPSPIVLGFAFLISLVTGVLFGTAPAWMSTHAQPAEALRGVNRSSRDRSSLPQKSLVVFQAALSLVLLAGAILMTKTLVNLEHQNFGIATSNRYVLHFDPAGAGYTIDRLPGLYRQIDERFSALPGVTNVGMALYSPLEGDNWGECVIQQGHPAPRPGDKCGSTWDRVSTHFLDSVGVSILRGRGFTEQDTANSPQVVLVNQTFVKRFFPNQDPIGQHFGIDFPQFSGSFEIVGVFADFKLNNPRDDIRPVYLRALTQQFPYHMESMDSGETQSMFINSMVLSFNRPQQNAEQLVRRTLAEIDPNLTVMDLRSLDAQVAGNFNGDRLTAELSSLFGMLSLILASVGLYGVMSYFVARRTSEIGIRMALGATRSSVLSMVMRGALWQVIIGLCLGIPASLYAGYLMKSLLYGVGSYDPWALAGAPFMLLLCAVAAGFIPARRAASIEPMRALRIE, encoded by the coding sequence ATGAACCAGGCCCTGAACAACACGATGCAGGATCTCCGCTACGCGCTTCGTCAACTGCGCAAGTCGCCGGGATTCACGATTACCGCAACCCTGACGCTGGCTTTAGGCATCGGCGCCAACACTGCGATCTTCACGCTGGTGCAGGGAATCCTGTTGCGCCGCCTGCCGGTCAGCGATCCTAAGCAGCTGTATCGTATCGGCGACAACGGCGATTGCTGTGTGGAAGGCGGCTTCCCTGGCGACGCCAGCGACACCGGCGATTTCACCATCTTCTCCACGGATCTCTATCAACATCTTCGCAACACCACTCCCGAATTCGAGCAACTAGCCGCGATGCAGGCGGGTGGGGGAATGTATAGCGTGCGGCACGGCAGCGCAGCGGCTAAGCCATTACGTGGTGAATTTGTCTCAGGGAATTATTTCTCAACACTGGGCCTGAGGGCCTACACGGGCCGCGCACTTAGCGATCAGGATGACCAGCCGTCAGCAGCGCCTGCCACAGTGCTCAGTTACAAAGCATGGCAGGGAGAATATGCAGGCGATCCCACTATCGTTGGTTCCACCATCTTCATCCAGGCCAAGCCGTTCACCGTCATTGGCATTGCGCCGCCGGGCTTTTTCGGCGACCGCGTAACCGATGGCCCCCCCGACTTCTGGATGCCGCTGCAGACCGAACCTTATATTCGCGGCGACAGCGCGATCCTCCATCACCAGGAATCGCACTGGCTGTATCTGCTTGGACGCGTGCGCCCCGGAACCTCCATCGGAGCATTGCAATCGAAGATCACCGTGACGCTACGCCAGTGGCTCTATACGCGTCCGGTGCTCACGGCGAATGGCGGCGCGACACTCATTCCCAAAATGCATGTGGTTCTTTCGCCCGGCGGAGGCGGAATTCAAAACCTCCAACAGGAAGCGGGTAAAGGGCTGAAGTTCCTGATGATCCTTTCCTCGGTGGTGCTTTTGATCGCCTGCGCGAATATCGCCAATCTGATGCTGGCTCGCAGCACCACTCGCCGTGCAGATATTGCACTTCGCATGGCATTGGGCTCTGGTCGTCGTCGCGTGATGCGCCAGATACTGACGGAAAGCATTCTGCTCAGTTGCATTGGCGGACTCGTGGGGCTGGCTGTTGCCTATCTCGGCTCTCACACCATCCTTGCCCTTGCGTTTCCTGAAGCGCGCAACATGCCCGTCGATGCGAGCCCATCCCCCATTGTCCTCGGTTTCGCATTTCTGATTTCGCTCGTGACCGGGGTGTTGTTCGGTACCGCGCCCGCCTGGATGTCAACGCACGCACAGCCGGCTGAGGCGCTGCGCGGCGTCAATCGCTCCAGTCGCGACCGCTCCTCGCTGCCGCAGAAATCGTTAGTGGTATTTCAGGCTGCGTTATCGCTCGTGCTGCTAGCGGGTGCCATCTTGATGACCAAAACGCTGGTCAATCTTGAACACCAGAACTTCGGGATCGCCACCAGCAATCGTTACGTGCTTCATTTTGATCCTGCCGGGGCTGGCTATACCATCGACAGGCTGCCCGGCCTCTACCGTCAGATCGACGAGCGCTTTTCAGCATTGCCCGGTGTGACCAATGTTGGGATGGCCCTCTACAGCCCGCTCGAGGGCGATAACTGGGGTGAGTGTGTCATTCAGCAGGGACATCCCGCGCCACGTCCGGGGGACAAGTGCGGATCAACATGGGATCGCGTCAGTACACACTTTCTTGATTCCGTTGGTGTGTCCATCTTGCGCGGACGGGGATTCACGGAACAGGATACCGCCAACTCGCCGCAGGTAGTTTTGGTTAACCAGACTTTTGTGAAGCGGTTCTTTCCTAATCAGGATCCGATCGGTCAGCATTTCGGCATCGACTTTCCTCAGTTCTCCGGGAGCTTTGAAATCGTCGGAGTCTTTGCTGACTTCAAGCTCAACAATCCGCGCGATGATATCCGGCCCGTTTATCTGCGGGCGCTTACGCAGCAGTTCCCATATCACATGGAGTCGATGGATTCCGGCGAAACGCAATCCATGTTCATCAACTCCATGGTTCTGAGCTTCAACAGGCCGCAACAGAATGCCGAACAGTTGGTTCGCCGTACCCTGGCTGAGATCGATCCCAATCTCACGGTCATGGATCTTCGCTCTCTCGACGCGCAGGTGGCCGGCAACTTCAACGGAGATCGTCTGACGGCGGAACTCTCCAGTTTGTTCGGAATGCTCTCACTGATTCTGGCTTCGGTGGGACTGTACGGCGTGATGTCGTATTTTGTTGCACGTCGTACCAGCGAAATCGGCATACGCATGGCGCTCGGAGCAACGCGCTCCAGCGTCCTCAGCATGGTAATGCGCGGTGCGCTCTGGCAGGTGATTATCGGTCTTTGCCTCGGAATTCCGGCCTCGCTCTACGCAGGTTATCTGATGAAGAGCCTGCTTTATGGCGTTGGCAGTTATGATCCGTGGGCTCTCGCTGGTGCACCCTTCATGCTGCTCCTTTGCGCGGTTGCCGCAGGATTTATTCCCGCGCGCCGCGCTGCCTCGATTGAACCGATGCGCGCACTACGGATTGAGTAG
- a CDS encoding ABC transporter permease: MFGRDLRFTMRQLRRAPGFTLTVALTLALGIGSATAVYSIVDAVLLRPLPFPRADRLVELDNRETLVGGASRSNDVSYPNFFDWRSQTKSFQSLSSYKTNGFTLGGRDGEPATRTTGVLVSSEFFSTVGVAPILGRGFQREEEQAGNRSVVIGFGLWKSLFNSSPSALGKVIRLDEKPYTVVGVMPAGFQFPIATPDAQIWVTLAQDAEGAHSSASQRGYNQLDVVGRLRDGVSIDQARAEMNTIQRGLALHYPDDDKEYTSVDITSELNTVVGDARKPLQLLFAAVGVLLLIACANAAGLLLTRSNGRVSELSIRAALGASRAMVLRQLMLESSVLSLCGGGLGVALVTAVLRVAPRFLPVDLVRSQTIALNVQVLAFALGISLVTGLVFGVLPALRMSRLQPASALRASMRSATAGRRQHLLHSGLIVTQTALSLVLLTGAGLLMRSFDQILRVDPGFDPSHLLTFRVAVPESRYDGNQQVAFFHRLESRLEMVPGVQSAAAGFPLPLSGGNIRISFSIIGQPVATGDEPSERVSLIDRRFFETLRIPIKQGRFFLAAEHESEGQPVVLINEAFAQKYFPGQNPVGQHMRSGLGAGDPPPIREIVGVVGDVKRASLTEQELPEYYIPIEQAPVAPPPVAVRVSGDPASYENAVRSAVAEIDPALPVYRLHPYADDLSRITARQRFQAVLITAFAATAMFLAAVGLYSLLGFIVNQRTSELGLRFALGAQRSSVLLLILRHGVALSTTGLALGLAASLMLTRFLGGMLFHVKPFDPLTFASVSMLLLAVVTLASLVPAYFASKIDPIETLRML, translated from the coding sequence TTGTTCGGACGGGATCTGCGTTTCACGATGCGCCAACTGCGCCGTGCGCCAGGGTTCACCTTGACGGTGGCCCTTACGCTGGCGCTTGGCATTGGATCCGCTACGGCGGTCTATAGCATCGTGGATGCCGTCCTGCTTCGCCCATTGCCTTTCCCGCGCGCGGATCGTCTGGTCGAACTTGATAACCGCGAGACGCTAGTGGGAGGTGCTTCGCGCAGCAACGACGTCTCCTATCCGAATTTTTTCGATTGGCGCTCACAGACCAAAAGCTTTCAGTCCCTCTCGAGCTACAAAACCAATGGGTTCACACTTGGCGGCCGGGACGGCGAGCCCGCAACCCGCACGACGGGGGTTCTGGTAAGTTCAGAATTCTTTTCGACGGTTGGAGTCGCACCGATCCTCGGCCGTGGGTTCCAGCGAGAAGAAGAACAGGCCGGCAATCGATCCGTGGTGATTGGATTTGGATTGTGGAAGTCTCTGTTTAATTCGTCGCCGTCAGCCCTTGGGAAAGTGATCCGTCTCGACGAGAAACCCTATACGGTTGTGGGCGTGATGCCGGCAGGTTTCCAGTTTCCCATAGCAACGCCCGATGCGCAGATATGGGTCACCCTCGCGCAGGATGCCGAAGGTGCGCACTCCTCTGCATCGCAGCGAGGGTATAACCAACTAGACGTCGTTGGCCGGCTTCGCGACGGCGTTTCAATCGACCAGGCTCGAGCTGAAATGAATACTATTCAGCGAGGGCTCGCCCTCCACTATCCCGACGACGACAAAGAGTACACGTCTGTTGATATCACGAGTGAACTGAACACGGTCGTCGGAGACGCGCGCAAGCCGCTTCAGCTCCTTTTTGCTGCCGTGGGGGTGCTGCTTCTAATTGCCTGCGCGAATGCCGCGGGACTGTTGCTGACGCGCTCCAATGGCCGCGTCAGCGAGCTTTCCATTCGAGCTGCCCTGGGTGCTTCCCGGGCCATGGTTCTTCGACAGCTCATGCTCGAATCATCGGTGCTTTCTCTTTGCGGTGGCGGCCTCGGCGTGGCGCTGGTGACAGCAGTGTTGCGCGTGGCTCCTCGTTTTCTTCCGGTTGACCTTGTTCGATCGCAGACCATTGCCCTGAACGTTCAAGTACTTGCCTTCGCGCTGGGAATTTCACTGGTGACCGGGCTGGTCTTTGGCGTGCTGCCCGCTCTGCGCATGTCACGGCTTCAACCGGCATCCGCGTTGCGTGCGAGCATGCGAAGTGCAACGGCAGGCCGGCGTCAACATCTGCTTCATTCTGGGTTGATCGTTACGCAGACTGCACTGAGTCTCGTCCTCCTCACTGGGGCAGGGCTGCTGATGCGCAGCTTTGATCAGATTCTCCGCGTCGATCCCGGCTTCGATCCAAGCCACCTGCTTACGTTTCGGGTGGCCGTGCCTGAGTCTCGTTACGACGGAAATCAGCAGGTTGCCTTCTTCCACCGGTTGGAGTCGAGACTGGAGATGGTTCCGGGAGTTCAGTCAGCAGCAGCTGGGTTTCCGCTCCCGCTTTCTGGCGGCAACATTCGCATCTCATTCTCCATCATCGGTCAGCCAGTCGCTACGGGCGATGAGCCAAGCGAGCGCGTCAGCCTGATTGATCGTCGGTTTTTCGAAACACTTCGCATTCCGATTAAGCAGGGTCGATTCTTCCTTGCCGCAGAACACGAATCCGAGGGACAGCCTGTCGTTCTGATTAATGAAGCGTTCGCGCAGAAATACTTCCCTGGTCAAAATCCGGTCGGCCAGCATATGCGGTCAGGACTGGGAGCCGGAGATCCTCCTCCCATCCGCGAAATCGTCGGCGTTGTTGGGGACGTGAAGAGGGCGAGTCTCACAGAGCAGGAACTCCCGGAGTACTACATTCCCATTGAGCAGGCACCCGTAGCGCCTCCGCCGGTCGCCGTTCGTGTGAGTGGCGATCCAGCTTCATACGAAAACGCTGTGCGCTCGGCCGTAGCAGAAATCGATCCCGCTCTACCGGTTTATCGTCTCCACCCCTATGCTGATGACCTCTCGCGCATTACAGCCCGTCAGCGCTTTCAAGCTGTACTGATCACGGCGTTTGCTGCCACCGCGATGTTCCTGGCTGCAGTCGGCCTCTACTCGCTGCTTGGCTTCATCGTTAATCAGCGCACCAGCGAATTAGGTCTACGCTTCGCTCTGGGCGCGCAGCGCTCCAGCGTGCTGCTTCTTATCCTCCGCCACGGCGTCGCCCTTTCGACAACCGGGCTTGCGTTGGGGTTGGCGGCCTCTCTCATGTTGACTCGATTTCTGGGCGGCATGCTGTTTCACGTCAAACCGTTTGATCCGCTTACGTTCGCGAGCGTTTCCATGTTGCTACTTGCTGTCGTGACTCTCGCCAGTCTCGTACCGGCGTATTTTGCTTCGAAGATTGATCCGATCGAAACCCTCCGCATGCTCTAA
- a CDS encoding ABC transporter permease, which produces MNVLANDIRYAIRQLRRSPGFAATAVFTLALGIGATAAVYSVIQSVLLQALPYPDSNSLVGVAYTFPHEKPNAEQAGSTADFVREHSNEFSSVAIMDDSSPAVNLSLNGRRAIQVNALRVSEGYFRTLGVMPALGRAFLPDEDRPNGAKALVLSHDLWTNVFNGDSAVVGRAIRVNQETFTVVGVMPAGFTVTAETAPGVLGTPALWQPLQLGPKDPGYDGDNYEMIARLRQGVTLAQAQSELSMLNAPFYQANPTYTKWFGRNNELHEFRAWKLQDVVVSEVRRSLLTVMGAVLAVLLVACLNLAGLMVARSMRRSREIAMRSALGATGGHLVRMLACEGLLLAFFGGVLALLVARVATRILLHAAPLAVPSLHGDPSIGPLCGVVFLVSLAATGIFSVLPAWLILRKRNRETRLGSPSFGETVSHARLSRTLMVAQIALAMALVSVASMLLGTFLKLRSVPSGIAAKQLSVFQVDLKGNRYANTRQTTQFVSSVLENLRHTPGVERVAAVNGLPLDRGLNIGGNPTDRHDIRQIIELRSVTPSYFQTMGIPLLSGRDFSDSDRAGGDLVIVIGAEAARKWWPGRSPIGDSIKIGGEHSWRIVGIAADVHTHSLVETGNIVIYAPMSQLSDEMSGIINGWFPTSFAIRTAADVNLAATVQRAVEQADPEIPVARLTTMQAVIDSTIEQPRFFSLLASGFSVFAMILTVIGLFGLLSYQVTQRTREIGVRMALGADRRAILGVFLGRGLTVAFAGVALGLAASWLVRPVVSHLLADAGVNPAGSGAVIVMNGVWSAVAASVAILLATLGASWFPARRAASIDPMRALRTE; this is translated from the coding sequence ATGAACGTGCTGGCCAACGATATTCGCTACGCCATCCGCCAACTGCGGCGATCGCCGGGTTTTGCGGCAACCGCCGTGTTTACACTCGCGCTCGGCATAGGGGCAACTGCGGCCGTTTATAGCGTTATACAGTCTGTCCTCTTGCAGGCATTACCCTATCCCGATTCAAACAGCCTGGTGGGCGTAGCCTATACCTTTCCTCACGAGAAGCCGAATGCGGAACAGGCAGGCAGCACCGCCGATTTCGTGCGCGAACACAGCAACGAATTCTCATCCGTCGCGATCATGGACGACTCCAGTCCCGCCGTCAATCTCTCCCTCAACGGGAGACGTGCAATTCAAGTGAATGCTCTGCGTGTCTCCGAAGGATATTTCCGAACGCTTGGTGTAATGCCGGCACTCGGCCGCGCCTTCCTGCCAGATGAGGACCGGCCAAATGGTGCAAAAGCATTGGTGCTAAGCCATGATCTTTGGACTAATGTTTTCAACGGCGATTCCGCAGTCGTGGGTCGGGCCATTCGCGTCAACCAGGAAACCTTCACCGTCGTAGGCGTGATGCCCGCCGGTTTTACCGTCACTGCCGAAACGGCTCCTGGCGTTTTGGGAACTCCTGCCCTGTGGCAACCGCTTCAATTGGGTCCAAAAGATCCCGGCTACGATGGCGACAACTATGAGATGATTGCGCGCTTACGCCAGGGAGTGACGCTTGCGCAGGCTCAGAGTGAGTTGAGTATGCTGAACGCGCCTTTCTACCAGGCGAATCCCACATACACAAAGTGGTTCGGTCGCAACAACGAACTTCACGAGTTTCGCGCGTGGAAGTTGCAGGATGTCGTGGTGAGCGAGGTGCGCCGTAGCTTACTCACGGTGATGGGTGCAGTGCTGGCGGTTTTGCTTGTTGCCTGTCTGAATCTAGCCGGATTGATGGTGGCAAGGTCGATGCGTCGCTCGCGCGAAATCGCGATGCGCTCCGCTCTCGGTGCGACAGGCGGGCACTTGGTTCGGATGCTCGCGTGCGAAGGTCTCTTGCTGGCCTTCTTTGGTGGCGTTCTTGCTTTGCTGGTGGCGCGAGTTGCAACGCGGATTCTGCTCCACGCGGCGCCGCTTGCCGTTCCTTCGTTGCATGGCGATCCCAGCATTGGCCCACTGTGCGGAGTTGTTTTTCTGGTCTCCCTGGCCGCCACCGGTATTTTCTCAGTGCTTCCAGCGTGGCTGATTCTCCGTAAGCGCAACCGCGAAACGCGATTGGGGAGCCCTTCTTTCGGAGAGACAGTTTCGCACGCGCGCCTGTCTCGGACACTCATGGTTGCGCAGATCGCATTGGCGATGGCTCTCGTCTCCGTCGCTTCTATGCTGCTTGGAACATTTCTGAAACTGCGTTCGGTGCCGTCGGGCATTGCTGCCAAGCAGCTTTCCGTCTTCCAGGTCGATCTCAAAGGGAATCGCTACGCGAACACGCGCCAGACCACCCAGTTTGTTTCCAGCGTTCTTGAAAATCTGCGCCACACCCCCGGCGTAGAGCGCGTAGCAGCGGTGAATGGTTTGCCGTTGGATCGAGGCCTGAACATTGGCGGCAATCCAACAGACCGCCATGATATCCGCCAGATCATCGAGCTTCGTTCCGTTACCCCCTCGTATTTCCAAACCATGGGGATTCCGCTGCTATCGGGAAGAGATTTTTCAGACAGCGATCGCGCCGGCGGCGATCTGGTTATCGTGATCGGTGCTGAGGCCGCCCGGAAATGGTGGCCCGGTCGATCCCCGATAGGCGATTCGATCAAAATTGGCGGCGAGCACAGCTGGCGCATCGTTGGGATCGCTGCGGATGTGCATACGCATTCCCTCGTCGAGACCGGCAATATCGTGATCTACGCGCCGATGAGCCAGCTCTCTGACGAAATGTCGGGCATCATCAATGGATGGTTTCCCACCAGCTTCGCCATCCGCACCGCAGCCGACGTCAACCTGGCGGCAACCGTGCAGCGCGCTGTTGAGCAAGCCGATCCCGAAATTCCTGTAGCTCGCCTCACAACCATGCAGGCAGTCATCGACTCAACCATCGAACAGCCTCGCTTCTTCTCACTCCTGGCTAGCGGCTTTTCGGTGTTTGCAATGATCCTCACCGTGATCGGGCTCTTCGGACTCCTGAGTTATCAGGTGACCCAGCGAACCAGGGAAATCGGAGTGCGCATGGCACTGGGGGCTGACCGTCGCGCAATTCTCGGTGTGTTTCTCGGTCGCGGCTTGACGGTAGCCTTCGCAGGCGTGGCGTTGGGGCTGGCGGCGAGTTGGTTGGTCAGGCCGGTCGTGAGCCATCTGCTGGCAGATGCCGGTGTAAACCCCGCCGGCAGCGGAGCCGTCATTGTGATGAACGGCGTATGGTCGGCGGTTGCCGCCTCCGTTGCCATTCTTTTAGCCACACTCGGTGCAAGCTGGTTCCCCGCCCGTCGTGCCGCTTCCATTGATCCCATGCGGGCTTTGCGCACCGAATAG
- a CDS encoding ADOP family duplicated permease has product MQTLTQDIRYALRQLRMSPGFALTAVLTLALGIGALTTVATWTNAVLFNPWPQVRDARSLRFVSATVLGGDGYSVSYDQFQYVRRQSRSFSDAAAFDLATLNLALPNTQPQAIPAGTVSSNYFELLGVKPEVGNFFQPDANDHAFGSMDAIVLSDGLWRDRFNADPSVVGRSLSINRHVFTVAGVAPPEFSGIFGGVAEAAWIPLSALRDLSADAPADPLLHAGLQVVVRLRPGVADATSKAELHTLARSFALAQKNDQLNSWDLNLYDSSHMQKGFFGAIGEVLPVLLGASCLLMLLVCINIASLLGQRAARRRREIAIRTALGAKPSRIASQVFIETGLLALGGALAGWAVSVGISRAVYVLLPDFGFPIAFNLHSDWRIIAFVAAIAIAVTLACGMYPIRQSLRVSQREALHEGSTAVAGATRKRIGQRIVLGIQLAICFIVLACCGLLTRTSLNIFNRPVGFDRTNTLTTTIDLSRAGYTDDRARLFLLEVLDHLRTAPGVASATLTTHLPMGDWGSGNTRNFSIPGHIPGKGEDKQVVTDFDGPDFFHTMVIQLQQGRDFATSDNDSTAKVAVINESMAHRYWPQGNALGSAIIVDKVERQIVGIVHDFAYHSPDNTEPTPVVFLPLLQGKSGYGYAMIAVHSRTGATAVVSQLRKAVADLDSSVPLENVRTLEDVTGEQYQMSRIPAELLGVYAICSVLVAMMGLYAVMAYSVLERNREFALRMALGSTREKIFRLVLQGSAAVIFIGLGAGGLGSVAAVRLLRSMLFNVSPFDLLSFSVAGLALVLTVLIAGITPAYRAANIQPMQALRNE; this is encoded by the coding sequence ATGCAGACGCTTACCCAAGATATTCGTTACGCACTGCGCCAGTTGCGCATGTCGCCGGGCTTCGCACTCACCGCAGTACTGACGCTGGCGCTGGGAATTGGCGCATTGACTACGGTAGCGACGTGGACCAATGCGGTTCTGTTCAATCCCTGGCCACAGGTGCGGGATGCACGTTCGCTGCGCTTTGTTTCCGCTACGGTGCTCGGCGGCGATGGTTATTCCGTCAGCTACGATCAATTCCAGTATGTGCGCCGTCAATCGCGCTCATTCAGTGATGCGGCGGCATTCGACCTCGCAACGCTCAATCTCGCTTTACCTAATACGCAACCGCAGGCGATCCCCGCTGGGACCGTCTCATCGAACTACTTTGAACTCCTTGGAGTCAAGCCAGAGGTTGGCAACTTCTTCCAGCCCGATGCTAACGACCACGCATTCGGATCGATGGATGCGATTGTCTTGTCTGACGGCTTATGGCGTGACCGGTTCAACGCAGACCCCTCCGTTGTCGGTCGTTCCCTCTCCATCAACCGGCATGTCTTCACTGTTGCGGGGGTTGCGCCTCCGGAATTCTCGGGCATCTTCGGTGGCGTTGCCGAAGCTGCGTGGATTCCGCTGTCTGCTTTGCGTGATCTCTCCGCCGACGCTCCTGCTGATCCGCTGCTCCATGCTGGACTGCAGGTTGTCGTTCGCCTTCGCCCCGGCGTAGCAGATGCTACATCCAAGGCTGAACTCCATACCCTGGCCCGGTCTTTTGCGCTCGCGCAGAAGAACGATCAACTGAATAGTTGGGATCTCAACCTCTACGACTCATCGCACATGCAGAAGGGATTTTTCGGCGCAATCGGCGAAGTTCTGCCCGTGCTGCTCGGCGCTTCGTGCTTATTGATGTTGCTGGTCTGCATTAACATTGCTTCTCTTCTTGGACAGAGAGCCGCGCGCCGCCGCCGCGAAATCGCTATCCGCACCGCTCTCGGAGCGAAACCGTCCCGCATCGCCTCACAGGTTTTTATCGAAACTGGTCTGCTCGCACTTGGAGGAGCGCTTGCCGGTTGGGCTGTCAGCGTCGGCATCTCCCGGGCGGTTTACGTCCTTCTGCCCGACTTCGGCTTCCCCATCGCTTTCAATCTGCACAGCGATTGGCGCATCATTGCGTTCGTTGCCGCGATTGCCATCGCGGTTACCCTGGCCTGCGGGATGTACCCCATTCGCCAATCGCTGCGGGTTTCGCAGCGGGAAGCGCTGCACGAAGGAAGCACCGCCGTCGCCGGGGCAACGCGAAAGAGAATCGGCCAGCGCATTGTGCTTGGTATTCAGCTTGCCATCTGCTTCATCGTGCTGGCCTGCTGCGGTCTGCTGACGCGCACCTCGCTCAATATCTTCAATCGCCCTGTTGGGTTTGATCGCACCAACACTCTCACGACAACCATCGACCTTTCGAGAGCCGGGTACACCGACGATCGTGCCCGCCTCTTCCTGCTTGAGGTTCTCGATCATCTGCGCACTGCCCCAGGCGTCGCCTCGGCAACCCTGACTACTCACTTGCCCATGGGCGATTGGGGTTCGGGCAACACGCGCAACTTCAGCATCCCCGGTCACATTCCCGGGAAAGGTGAGGACAAGCAGGTGGTGACGGATTTTGACGGCCCCGACTTCTTCCACACGATGGTAATTCAGCTGCAGCAGGGACGCGATTTTGCAACGTCTGACAATGACTCAACCGCAAAGGTTGCTGTGATCAATGAGTCCATGGCTCACCGTTACTGGCCGCAGGGAAATGCTCTAGGGAGCGCCATCATTGTCGATAAAGTCGAACGTCAGATCGTCGGCATCGTACATGACTTCGCCTACCATAGCCCCGACAACACGGAGCCTACACCGGTCGTCTTCCTGCCTTTACTGCAAGGCAAATCCGGATATGGATACGCAATGATCGCAGTCCATTCGCGCACAGGCGCCACTGCGGTTGTTTCGCAATTGCGAAAAGCAGTGGCTGATTTGGATTCATCCGTGCCGCTGGAGAATGTACGTACGCTCGAAGATGTTACCGGCGAGCAATATCAGATGTCGCGCATCCCCGCGGAACTGCTCGGAGTCTATGCCATCTGCAGTGTCCTGGTCGCCATGATGGGGCTGTATGCAGTCATGGCCTACTCGGTGCTCGAACGCAACCGCGAGTTTGCTTTGCGCATGGCACTTGGTTCGACACGGGAGAAAATCTTCCGATTGGTGCTGCAGGGAAGTGCGGCCGTAATTTTCATTGGGCTTGGGGCGGGAGGTCTTGGTTCCGTTGCCGCAGTGCGACTGTTGCGCTCCATGTTGTTCAATGTTTCGCCTTTTGACCTGCTCAGCTTCAGCGTCGCGGGACTTGCGCTGGTGCTCACGGTACTGATCGCTGGCATTACGCCGGCATACCGCGCCGCGAATATCCAGCCGATGCAGGCTCTCAGGAACGAATAG